Proteins encoded in a region of the Balaenoptera musculus isolate JJ_BM4_2016_0621 chromosome 5, mBalMus1.pri.v3, whole genome shotgun sequence genome:
- the FAM200B gene encoding protein FAM200B isoform X3: MNSDNIEKTIDSNLQTSTSFEPRFKKKKVTARRYNEDYLKYGFIKCEKPFENDRPQCVICNNILANESLKPSKLKRHLETQHAELIDKPLEYFQRKKIDVKSSTQFLSCSTTVSEKTLLSSYLVAYRVAKEKMAHTAAEKIILPACLDMVRTIFDDKSADKLKTIPSDNTISLRICTIAEHLEAMLITRLQSGIDFAIQLDESTDTGSCTALLVYVRYAWQGDFMEDFLCCLNLTSHLGGLDIFTELEKCIVGQYKLNWKNCKGITSDGTANITGKQSRVIKKLLEVTSGAWNHCFIHREALASREIPQKLMEVLKKAVKVVNFIKGSSLNSRLLETFCSEIGANYTHLLYHTKVRWLSQGKILSRVYELRNEIHVFLIEKKSHLAAIFEDDIWVTKLAYLTDIFGILNELRLKLQGKNSDIFQQAERIQGFQKALLLWQARLKSNRPSYYMFPRFLQHIEENVINENILEEIKLEILLHLTSLCQTFNHLFPEEKFETLRQNCWVKDPFAFRNPESIIELNLVPEEENELLQLSSSYTSKNDYETLSLSAFWIKIKEDFPLISRKSILLLLPFTATSLCELGFSVLTQLKAKERNGLNGAADMRVALSSCVPDWNELMNGQAHLPR, encoded by the coding sequence ATGAATAGTGACAATATTGAGAAAACTATTGACTCTAATCTGCAGACATCAACTTCGTTTGAGCCacgtttcaaaaagaaaaaagtaactgcAAGGCGTTATAatgaagattatttaaaatacgGTTTTATCAAATGTGAAAAACCCTTTGAAAATGACAGACCTCAGTGTGTTATTTGTAATAATATTCTTGCAAATGAAAGCTTAAaaccttcaaaattaaaaaggcaCTTAGAAACACAGCATGCTGAACTTATTGATAAGCCtcttgaatattttcaaagaaagaaaatagatgtaAAATCATCAACACAATTTCTTAGCTGCTCTACTACTGTTAGTGAGAAAACCTTATTATCATCATATTTAGTTGCATATCGTGTGGCAAAAGAGAAAATGGCTCACACAGCTGCTGAAAAAATTATTCTTCCAGCATGTTTGGATATGGTGCGTACAATTTTTGATGATAAATCTGCTGATAAATTAAAAACGATTCCTAGTGATAACACAATATCTCTTCGAATTTGTACAATTGCCGAACATTTAGAGGCAATGCTTATTACTCGGTTACAGTCGGGAATAGATTTTGCAATCCAGCTTGATGAAAGCACAGATACTGGAAGCTGCACAGCACTTTTAGTCTATGTCAGATATGCGTGGCAAGGCGATTTTATGGAGGactttttgtgttgtttaaactTAACCTCACACCTAGGTGGATTAgatattttcacagaattagaaaagtgCATTGTTGGTCAGTATAAATTAAACTGGAAAAACTGCAAAGGAATTACAAGTGATGGAACAGCAAACATCACTGGAAAACAGAGCAGAGTAATTAAAAAATTGCTAGAAGTTACTAGTGGGGCGTGGAATCATTGTTTTATACATCGTGAAGCGTTAGCATCCAGAGAGATTCCACAGAAGCTCATGGAAGTATTGAAAAAGGCAGTGAAAGTTGTTAACTTTATTAAAGGGAGCTCACTAAACAGCCGACTTCTTGAAACGTTTTGTTCGGAGATTGGAGCTAATTATACCCACTTACTGTATCACACCAAAGTTCGTTGGTTGTCTCAAGGGAAAATACTGAGCAGGGTTTACGAACTCAGGAATGAGATCCACGTTTTTCTCATTGAAAAGAAGTCTCATTTGGCAGCTATTTTTGAGGATGATATTTGGGTAACGAAACTGGCatatttaactgatatttttggCATCCTTAATGAACTACGTTTAAAACTACAGGGGAAAAACAGTGACATATTCCAACAGGCCGAACGTATCCAAGGATTCCAGAAGGCGTTACTGTTGTGGCAAGCGAGGCTTAAAAGCAACCGTCCTAGCTACTACATGTTTCCAAGGTTTTTGCAGCACATTGAAGAGAATGTTAtcaatgaaaacattttggaagaaataaaactagagATATTGTTGCACCTCACTTCTCTCTGCCAAACCTTTAACCATTTATTCCCAGAAGAGAAATTTGAAACATTAAGACAGAATTGTTGGGTAAAAGATCCGTTTGCTTTTCGAAACCCAGAATCAATAATTGAGTTAAACTTGGTGcctgaggaagaaaatgaattattgcAGCTCAGTTCTTCATATACATCGAAGAATGATTATGAAACACTAAGTTTATCAGCATTTTGGATTAAGATAAAGGAAGACTTTCCTTTGATAAGCCGAAAGAGTATCCTGCTGCTATTACCATTCACAGCAACTAGTTTGTGTGAACTAGGGTTTTCGGTCTTAACCCagttaaaagcaaaggaaaggaacGGATTAAATGGCGCAGCAGATATGCGAGTAGCATTATCCTCCTGTGTTCCAGACTGGAATGAACTTATGAACGGGCAAGCACACCTACCAcgttaa
- the FAM200B gene encoding protein FAM200B isoform X2 — protein MRKRNNEAKYAEACSSSTAGSGSMNSDNIEKTIDSNLQTSTSFEPRFKKKKVTARRYNEDYLKYGFIKCEKPFENDRPQCVICNNILANESLKPSKLKRHLETQHAELIDKPLEYFQRKKIDVKSSTQFLSCSTTVSEKTLLSSYLVAYRVAKEKMAHTAAEKIILPACLDMVRTIFDDKSADKLKTIPSDNTISLRICTIAEHLEAMLITRLQSGIDFAIQLDESTDTGSCTALLVYVRYAWQGDFMEDFLCCLNLTSHLGGLDIFTELEKCIVGQYKLNWKNCKGITSDGTANITGKQSRVIKKLLEVTSGAWNHCFIHREALASREIPQKLMEVLKKAVKVVNFIKGSSLNSRLLETFCSEIGANYTHLLYHTKVRWLSQGKILSRVYELRNEIHVFLIEKKSHLAAIFEDDIWVTKLAYLTDIFGILNELRLKLQGKNSDIFQQAERIQGFQKALLLWQARLKSNRPSYYMFPRFLQHIEENVINENILEEIKLEILLHLTSLCQTFNHLFPEEKFETLRQNCWVKDPFAFRNPESIIELNLVPEEENELLQLSSSYTSKNDYETLSLSAFWIKIKEDFPLISRKSILLLLPFTATSLCELGFSVLTQLKAKERNGLNGAADMRVALSSCVPDWNELMNGQAHLPR, from the exons ATGAG aaagaggaataatgAAGCAAAGTATGCAGAAGCATGTTCAAGTTCTACTGCTGGATCTGGAAGTATGAATAGTGACAATATTGAGAAAACTATTGACTCTAATCTGCAGACATCAACTTCGTTTGAGCCacgtttcaaaaagaaaaaagtaactgcAAGGCGTTATAatgaagattatttaaaatacgGTTTTATCAAATGTGAAAAACCCTTTGAAAATGACAGACCTCAGTGTGTTATTTGTAATAATATTCTTGCAAATGAAAGCTTAAaaccttcaaaattaaaaaggcaCTTAGAAACACAGCATGCTGAACTTATTGATAAGCCtcttgaatattttcaaagaaagaaaatagatgtaAAATCATCAACACAATTTCTTAGCTGCTCTACTACTGTTAGTGAGAAAACCTTATTATCATCATATTTAGTTGCATATCGTGTGGCAAAAGAGAAAATGGCTCACACAGCTGCTGAAAAAATTATTCTTCCAGCATGTTTGGATATGGTGCGTACAATTTTTGATGATAAATCTGCTGATAAATTAAAAACGATTCCTAGTGATAACACAATATCTCTTCGAATTTGTACAATTGCCGAACATTTAGAGGCAATGCTTATTACTCGGTTACAGTCGGGAATAGATTTTGCAATCCAGCTTGATGAAAGCACAGATACTGGAAGCTGCACAGCACTTTTAGTCTATGTCAGATATGCGTGGCAAGGCGATTTTATGGAGGactttttgtgttgtttaaactTAACCTCACACCTAGGTGGATTAgatattttcacagaattagaaaagtgCATTGTTGGTCAGTATAAATTAAACTGGAAAAACTGCAAAGGAATTACAAGTGATGGAACAGCAAACATCACTGGAAAACAGAGCAGAGTAATTAAAAAATTGCTAGAAGTTACTAGTGGGGCGTGGAATCATTGTTTTATACATCGTGAAGCGTTAGCATCCAGAGAGATTCCACAGAAGCTCATGGAAGTATTGAAAAAGGCAGTGAAAGTTGTTAACTTTATTAAAGGGAGCTCACTAAACAGCCGACTTCTTGAAACGTTTTGTTCGGAGATTGGAGCTAATTATACCCACTTACTGTATCACACCAAAGTTCGTTGGTTGTCTCAAGGGAAAATACTGAGCAGGGTTTACGAACTCAGGAATGAGATCCACGTTTTTCTCATTGAAAAGAAGTCTCATTTGGCAGCTATTTTTGAGGATGATATTTGGGTAACGAAACTGGCatatttaactgatatttttggCATCCTTAATGAACTACGTTTAAAACTACAGGGGAAAAACAGTGACATATTCCAACAGGCCGAACGTATCCAAGGATTCCAGAAGGCGTTACTGTTGTGGCAAGCGAGGCTTAAAAGCAACCGTCCTAGCTACTACATGTTTCCAAGGTTTTTGCAGCACATTGAAGAGAATGTTAtcaatgaaaacattttggaagaaataaaactagagATATTGTTGCACCTCACTTCTCTCTGCCAAACCTTTAACCATTTATTCCCAGAAGAGAAATTTGAAACATTAAGACAGAATTGTTGGGTAAAAGATCCGTTTGCTTTTCGAAACCCAGAATCAATAATTGAGTTAAACTTGGTGcctgaggaagaaaatgaattattgcAGCTCAGTTCTTCATATACATCGAAGAATGATTATGAAACACTAAGTTTATCAGCATTTTGGATTAAGATAAAGGAAGACTTTCCTTTGATAAGCCGAAAGAGTATCCTGCTGCTATTACCATTCACAGCAACTAGTTTGTGTGAACTAGGGTTTTCGGTCTTAACCCagttaaaagcaaaggaaaggaacGGATTAAATGGCGCAGCAGATATGCGAGTAGCATTATCCTCCTGTGTTCCAGACTGGAATGAACTTATGAACGGGCAAGCACACCTACCAcgttaa
- the FAM200B gene encoding protein FAM200B isoform X1, whose product MNPLPELYTLQGILRKRNNEAKYAEACSSSTAGSGSMNSDNIEKTIDSNLQTSTSFEPRFKKKKVTARRYNEDYLKYGFIKCEKPFENDRPQCVICNNILANESLKPSKLKRHLETQHAELIDKPLEYFQRKKIDVKSSTQFLSCSTTVSEKTLLSSYLVAYRVAKEKMAHTAAEKIILPACLDMVRTIFDDKSADKLKTIPSDNTISLRICTIAEHLEAMLITRLQSGIDFAIQLDESTDTGSCTALLVYVRYAWQGDFMEDFLCCLNLTSHLGGLDIFTELEKCIVGQYKLNWKNCKGITSDGTANITGKQSRVIKKLLEVTSGAWNHCFIHREALASREIPQKLMEVLKKAVKVVNFIKGSSLNSRLLETFCSEIGANYTHLLYHTKVRWLSQGKILSRVYELRNEIHVFLIEKKSHLAAIFEDDIWVTKLAYLTDIFGILNELRLKLQGKNSDIFQQAERIQGFQKALLLWQARLKSNRPSYYMFPRFLQHIEENVINENILEEIKLEILLHLTSLCQTFNHLFPEEKFETLRQNCWVKDPFAFRNPESIIELNLVPEEENELLQLSSSYTSKNDYETLSLSAFWIKIKEDFPLISRKSILLLLPFTATSLCELGFSVLTQLKAKERNGLNGAADMRVALSSCVPDWNELMNGQAHLPR is encoded by the exons ATGAATCCTTTGCCAGAATTATACACCTTGCAAGGAATACTAAG aaagaggaataatgAAGCAAAGTATGCAGAAGCATGTTCAAGTTCTACTGCTGGATCTGGAAGTATGAATAGTGACAATATTGAGAAAACTATTGACTCTAATCTGCAGACATCAACTTCGTTTGAGCCacgtttcaaaaagaaaaaagtaactgcAAGGCGTTATAatgaagattatttaaaatacgGTTTTATCAAATGTGAAAAACCCTTTGAAAATGACAGACCTCAGTGTGTTATTTGTAATAATATTCTTGCAAATGAAAGCTTAAaaccttcaaaattaaaaaggcaCTTAGAAACACAGCATGCTGAACTTATTGATAAGCCtcttgaatattttcaaagaaagaaaatagatgtaAAATCATCAACACAATTTCTTAGCTGCTCTACTACTGTTAGTGAGAAAACCTTATTATCATCATATTTAGTTGCATATCGTGTGGCAAAAGAGAAAATGGCTCACACAGCTGCTGAAAAAATTATTCTTCCAGCATGTTTGGATATGGTGCGTACAATTTTTGATGATAAATCTGCTGATAAATTAAAAACGATTCCTAGTGATAACACAATATCTCTTCGAATTTGTACAATTGCCGAACATTTAGAGGCAATGCTTATTACTCGGTTACAGTCGGGAATAGATTTTGCAATCCAGCTTGATGAAAGCACAGATACTGGAAGCTGCACAGCACTTTTAGTCTATGTCAGATATGCGTGGCAAGGCGATTTTATGGAGGactttttgtgttgtttaaactTAACCTCACACCTAGGTGGATTAgatattttcacagaattagaaaagtgCATTGTTGGTCAGTATAAATTAAACTGGAAAAACTGCAAAGGAATTACAAGTGATGGAACAGCAAACATCACTGGAAAACAGAGCAGAGTAATTAAAAAATTGCTAGAAGTTACTAGTGGGGCGTGGAATCATTGTTTTATACATCGTGAAGCGTTAGCATCCAGAGAGATTCCACAGAAGCTCATGGAAGTATTGAAAAAGGCAGTGAAAGTTGTTAACTTTATTAAAGGGAGCTCACTAAACAGCCGACTTCTTGAAACGTTTTGTTCGGAGATTGGAGCTAATTATACCCACTTACTGTATCACACCAAAGTTCGTTGGTTGTCTCAAGGGAAAATACTGAGCAGGGTTTACGAACTCAGGAATGAGATCCACGTTTTTCTCATTGAAAAGAAGTCTCATTTGGCAGCTATTTTTGAGGATGATATTTGGGTAACGAAACTGGCatatttaactgatatttttggCATCCTTAATGAACTACGTTTAAAACTACAGGGGAAAAACAGTGACATATTCCAACAGGCCGAACGTATCCAAGGATTCCAGAAGGCGTTACTGTTGTGGCAAGCGAGGCTTAAAAGCAACCGTCCTAGCTACTACATGTTTCCAAGGTTTTTGCAGCACATTGAAGAGAATGTTAtcaatgaaaacattttggaagaaataaaactagagATATTGTTGCACCTCACTTCTCTCTGCCAAACCTTTAACCATTTATTCCCAGAAGAGAAATTTGAAACATTAAGACAGAATTGTTGGGTAAAAGATCCGTTTGCTTTTCGAAACCCAGAATCAATAATTGAGTTAAACTTGGTGcctgaggaagaaaatgaattattgcAGCTCAGTTCTTCATATACATCGAAGAATGATTATGAAACACTAAGTTTATCAGCATTTTGGATTAAGATAAAGGAAGACTTTCCTTTGATAAGCCGAAAGAGTATCCTGCTGCTATTACCATTCACAGCAACTAGTTTGTGTGAACTAGGGTTTTCGGTCTTAACCCagttaaaagcaaaggaaaggaacGGATTAAATGGCGCAGCAGATATGCGAGTAGCATTATCCTCCTGTGTTCCAGACTGGAATGAACTTATGAACGGGCAAGCACACCTACCAcgttaa